Proteins from a single region of Syngnathus scovelli strain Florida chromosome 7, RoL_Ssco_1.2, whole genome shotgun sequence:
- the LOC125972399 gene encoding stress-associated endoplasmic reticulum protein 1, whose protein sequence is MVAKQRIRMANEKHSKNITQRGNVAKSTRNLTDDKGVGPWLLALFLFVVCGSAIFQIIQSIRMGM, encoded by the exons ATGGTGGCGAAGCAGAGGATCAGGATGGCCAACGAGAAACACAGCAAGAACATCACGCAGAGAGGAAATGTGGCCAAGTCCACG AGAAACCTGACGGACGACAAAGGCGTGGGACCCTGGCTGCTGGCGCTCTTCCTCTTTGTCGTTTGCGGCTCAG CTATCTTCCAGATCATTCAGAGCATCAGGATGGGCATGTAA